From one Malus sylvestris chromosome 1, drMalSylv7.2, whole genome shotgun sequence genomic stretch:
- the LOC126614544 gene encoding transcription factor CPC-like produces MDRRRRKQAKTSTSRSEEVSSIEWEFINMTEQEEDLICRMYKLVGDRWALIAGRIPGRKAEEIERFWLMRHGEVFASRRRTELTTTNNRYNS; encoded by the exons aTGGACAGACGCCGCAGAAAACAAGCCAAGACTAGCACTTCTCGCTCTGAAG AGGTGAGCAGCATTGAGTGGGAGTTCATAAACATGACTGAACAAGAAGAAGATCTCATTTGCAGAATGTATAAGCTCGTCGGAGACAG GTGGGCTCTTATAGCTGGGAGGATTCCAGGTCGGAAAGCAGAAGAAATAGAGAGGTTCTGGTTAATGAGACATGGAGAAGTATTTGCGAGTAGAAGAAGAACGGAGCTTACGACGACCAATAACCGATACAATTCCTGA